The following are encoded in a window of Pedobacter cryoconitis genomic DNA:
- a CDS encoding c-type cytochrome: MRNISLIIRRVWKSAFMFTALSVLIVSGTQAQDAVEGRKIFKEKCTSCHALDRDLIGPALQTIVPTKSEAFLLKWINNAPAFIASGDKEAVEASKFNPNADMTAFPSLTPEQIKSILAYVKVGEPKKAEVAGAATGSDEVSNFSIVGVIAVILISIIVLVILARAIKMLERLILKKQGVEIEEDEEKTSMLAGIGQLFKNKKFVFFVILCLVISLGSFGWMGMWNTGVSTGYQPTQPIKFSHELHAGVNQIDCQYCHAGAFESKNATIPSLNVCMNCHKQVQARDSHDGNISPEIQKIYNALGYDADKMTYDKSKEKPIEWVRVHNLPDFAYFNHSQHVVVAEEAIRKEKGLKPNEPVCFACHGPVNTMEEIYQYSPLTMKWCINCHKDTKLEVKDNAFYTKIIEAHEKIKKGEKITPAALGGIECGKCHY; this comes from the coding sequence ATGAGGAATATCTCATTGATCATTAGAAGAGTTTGGAAGTCGGCATTTATGTTTACGGCTCTATCTGTTTTAATCGTTTCTGGTACGCAAGCACAAGACGCAGTAGAAGGTAGAAAAATCTTCAAGGAAAAATGTACTTCATGTCATGCACTGGACCGCGATCTGATCGGCCCGGCATTACAAACGATTGTACCTACAAAGAGCGAAGCGTTTTTGTTAAAATGGATCAACAATGCTCCGGCATTTATCGCGTCGGGAGACAAAGAGGCTGTAGAGGCTTCGAAGTTCAATCCGAATGCCGACATGACAGCGTTTCCATCATTAACGCCTGAGCAGATTAAAAGCATCCTTGCTTACGTAAAAGTAGGTGAGCCTAAGAAAGCAGAAGTTGCTGGTGCGGCTACTGGTTCTGATGAAGTTTCAAACTTCTCTATCGTAGGAGTAATTGCAGTAATCCTGATCTCTATCATTGTATTAGTGATCCTGGCAAGAGCAATCAAAATGCTTGAGCGCCTGATCCTGAAAAAACAAGGTGTAGAAATCGAAGAAGACGAAGAGAAAACGTCGATGTTAGCTGGCATTGGTCAGTTATTCAAAAACAAGAAGTTTGTTTTCTTCGTGATCCTGTGCTTAGTGATAAGCTTAGGTTCATTTGGATGGATGGGCATGTGGAACACTGGTGTTTCTACAGGTTACCAGCCAACACAGCCAATTAAATTCTCTCACGAGTTACACGCTGGTGTAAACCAGATTGATTGTCAGTACTGTCACGCTGGTGCATTCGAATCTAAAAACGCAACCATACCTTCGCTTAACGTTTGTATGAACTGTCACAAACAGGTACAGGCCAGAGACAGCCATGATGGAAACATCTCTCCTGAGATCCAGAAAATCTACAATGCATTAGGTTACGATGCAGATAAAATGACTTATGACAAGTCTAAAGAAAAACCAATTGAGTGGGTACGTGTTCACAACCTTCCTGATTTTGCTTACTTCAATCACTCACAACACGTTGTTGTAGCTGAAGAAGCTATCCGTAAAGAAAAAGGGTTGAAACCAAACGAACCAGTTTGTTTTGCTTGTCACGGACCAGTTAATACAATGGAAGAGATCTATCAGTATTCTCCTCTAACCATGAAATGGTGTATCAACTGTCATAAAGACACCAAGTTAGAAGTTAAAGACAACGCATTCTACACCAAAATTATTGAGGCTCATGAGAAAATCAAAAAAGG